In one Choloepus didactylus isolate mChoDid1 chromosome 1, mChoDid1.pri, whole genome shotgun sequence genomic region, the following are encoded:
- the LOC119535623 gene encoding ribulose-phosphate 3-epimerase-like isoform X1: protein MQSGYKIGPSFLNSNANLRAECLWVLDSRADYLHLDVMDRHFAPNITFGHPVVESLQKQLGQGPLYDIHMMVSRPEQWVKPMAVAGANQYTFHPEATENPGALIKDIQENGMKVGLAIKPGTTVEYLAPWANRIDTALVMTVQPGFGGKKFMEDMMPKSGAIMAVSAVPL from the exons ATGCAATCCGGCTACAAGATTGGTCCATCTTTCCTCAACAGCAATGCCAACTTACGGGCAGAGTGCCTCTGGGTGCTGGACTCTAGGGCTGATTATCTGCACCTGGATGTAATGGACAGGCATTTTGCTCCCAACATCACCTTTGGTCACCCTGTGGTAGAAAGCCTCCAAAAGCAGCTAGGCCAGGGCCCTTTGTATGACATACACATGATGGTGTCCAGGCCAGAACAATGGGTAAAGCCAATGGCTGTAGCAGGAGCCAACCAATATACCTTTCATCCTGAGGCTACTGAGAACCCAGGAGCTTTGATCAAAGACATTCAGGAAAATGGGATGAAGGTTGGCCTGGCCATCAAACCAGGAACTACAGTTGAGTATTTGGCACCATGGGCTAATCGGATAGACACGGCCTTGGTTATGACAGTGCAACCTGGATTTGGAGGGAAGAAATTCATGGAAGATATGATGCCAAAG TCAGGAGCTATCATGGCTGTGTCTGCAGTGCCATTATGA
- the LOC119535623 gene encoding ribulose-phosphate 3-epimerase-like isoform X2: MQSGYKIGPSFLNSNANLRAECLWVLDSRADYLHLDVMDRHFAPNITFGHPVVESLQKQLGQGPLYDIHMMVSRPEQWVKPMAVAGANQYTFHPEATENPGALIKDIQENGMKVGLAIKPGTTVEYLAPWANRIDTALVMTVQPGFGGKKFMEDMMPKVH, translated from the coding sequence ATGCAATCCGGCTACAAGATTGGTCCATCTTTCCTCAACAGCAATGCCAACTTACGGGCAGAGTGCCTCTGGGTGCTGGACTCTAGGGCTGATTATCTGCACCTGGATGTAATGGACAGGCATTTTGCTCCCAACATCACCTTTGGTCACCCTGTGGTAGAAAGCCTCCAAAAGCAGCTAGGCCAGGGCCCTTTGTATGACATACACATGATGGTGTCCAGGCCAGAACAATGGGTAAAGCCAATGGCTGTAGCAGGAGCCAACCAATATACCTTTCATCCTGAGGCTACTGAGAACCCAGGAGCTTTGATCAAAGACATTCAGGAAAATGGGATGAAGGTTGGCCTGGCCATCAAACCAGGAACTACAGTTGAGTATTTGGCACCATGGGCTAATCGGATAGACACGGCCTTGGTTATGACAGTGCAACCTGGATTTGGAGGGAAGAAATTCATGGAAGATATGATGCCAAAGGTTCACTGA